A DNA window from Schistocerca gregaria isolate iqSchGreg1 chromosome 2, iqSchGreg1.2, whole genome shotgun sequence contains the following coding sequences:
- the LOC126336597 gene encoding uncharacterized protein LOC126336597, which yields MSSATLAIVVCLAAVAAAQYKGPQTTPVPILKQINRHNDDGSYSYGYEAADGSFKIETKHPTGEVYGKYGYVDDSGHLREIEYGASRRGFEPAGTGINVPPPTLQNTASPSYDNPDGYDDGQYREDPSVYYKSEGYNSRPSSSFRSRPAFSAPPPPPPPPPQYSAPAPAPAPAHNYYNPPPQNNYYNPPPQQHRYFNQPSYPRPPISVDPNIFRGHPASNFDVNTGSYTITYSGR from the exons GTGGTGTGTCTGGCCGCCGTGGCGGCTGCGCAGTACAAGGGCCCACAGACGACGCCGGTACCGATCCTGAAGCAGATCAACCGGCACAACGACGACGGCTCCTACAGCTACGGCTACGAGGCGGCCGACGGCTCCTTCAAGATCGAGACGAAGCACCCGACGGGCGAGGTGTACGGCAAGTACGGTTACGTCGACGACTCGGGACACCTGCGAGAGATCGAGTACGGCGCCTCCAGGCGGGGATTCGAGCCCGCGG GTACGGGCATCAACGTGCCTCCACCGACGCTGCAGAACACGGCGTCGCCGTCTTACGACAACCCGGACGGCTACGACGACGGTCAGTACCGTGAGGACCCCAGCGTCTACTACAAGTCGGAGGGCTACAACAGCCGCCCTAGCAGCAGCTTCCGCTCCCGGCCCGCCTtctcggcgccgcccccgccgcccccaccgcccccacaGTACAGCGCGCCCGCCCCCGCTCCGGCGCCGGCGCACAACTATTACAACCCACCCCCGCAGAACAACTACTACAACCCACCCCCGCAGCAGCACCGCTACTTCAACCAGCCCTCGTACCCCCGGCCGCCCATCAGCGTCGATCCCAACATCTTCCGGGGCCACCCCGCCAGCAACTTTGACGTCAACACTGGGTCCTACACCATCACCTACTCCGGTCGCTGA